One Bacillota bacterium genomic window carries:
- a CDS encoding ATP-binding protein encodes MAFEVDAALVVELGEKLVARKSVALAELIKNAYDADATEVVVTFDRVCKPEGSITVEDNGVGMTFETLRRTWMRIATDQKLRNPYSPRYRRPTTGAKGVGRFAAARLSQELILQSVAQVDEVTWEQVTVRFDWSQYRPGADLRQVEHHYEVRRSNTPLPTGVKLMLQRLRDTWAESDFREVMDDLLYLTPPYSAPEPGFSVRFVAPEFPEYEGRLSDKFLEAATAKLRGRVSENGTPVYTLTFRDEKRTLSFEAPETRFPALVGAECIVHLFLFERRELGSGIRVGTAADVGRRHGGVRIYLDG; translated from the coding sequence ATGGCGTTTGAGGTCGACGCCGCGCTTGTGGTGGAATTGGGAGAGAAGCTGGTGGCGCGGAAGTCGGTGGCACTGGCTGAGCTTATCAAGAATGCGTATGACGCGGACGCTACGGAGGTTGTGGTAACCTTTGACCGCGTTTGCAAACCCGAGGGCTCGATTACCGTTGAGGACAACGGAGTTGGCATGACTTTTGAGACCCTCCGCCGGACCTGGATGAGGATAGCTACCGACCAGAAACTGAGAAATCCCTACTCGCCTCGGTACCGCCGACCGACTACAGGCGCAAAGGGAGTGGGCAGGTTCGCTGCGGCAAGGCTCAGCCAGGAGCTGATTCTTCAGTCCGTGGCACAGGTCGACGAAGTAACGTGGGAACAGGTGACCGTGCGTTTTGACTGGAGCCAGTATAGGCCTGGGGCTGACCTGCGCCAGGTAGAGCACCACTACGAGGTCAGAAGGAGCAACACCCCACTCCCCACCGGCGTGAAGTTGATGCTCCAACGGCTCCGAGATACGTGGGCTGAGTCGGACTTCAGGGAAGTGATGGACGATCTTCTGTACTTGACCCCGCCATATTCCGCTCCGGAGCCCGGGTTTTCCGTCCGGTTTGTGGCTCCGGAGTTTCCTGAGTACGAAGGCAGGCTATCAGACAAGTTCCTGGAAGCTGCCACGGCAAAACTCCGCGGACGCGTGTCGGAGAACGGCACCCCCGTTTACACGCTTACCTTCCGCGATGAGAAGCGCACCCTTAGTTTTGAGGCACCTGAGACTAGGTTTCCCGCCCTGGTTGGAGCCGAATGCATTGTCCACCTTTTCCTTTTTGAAAGGCGTGAGCTTGGATCGGGAATACGGGTCGGAACGGCTGCAGACGTAGGGCGGCGACATGGGGGGGTGCGGATTTACCTTGACGGC
- a CDS encoding ABC-2 family transporter protein, with product MLGAVKRYASVAAVALKAEMSYSLWFFSFGFAAVLEVLVLVFLWRAVYAGDAGQTLPVALGEMLTYVCVARIVHQFTYPTGQLPQAIRSGDISVLFLRPADVQLYYLSYHLGAILAEVARIALPMYVAVSLIVGPVLPHSALALAQFVLSLAASVVVGFLINFMTETLSFWTLNAWGIRAAREATIELLSGSTVPLFVFPTWLANVVGHLPFASTVYVPTAIFAGIISGTAAWQAILGQLAWAVVLTFLARGLWRAATNRVIVQGG from the coding sequence ATGCTGGGAGCCGTCAAGCGATACGCCTCGGTAGCTGCCGTGGCCCTGAAGGCCGAGATGTCCTACAGCCTATGGTTCTTCTCCTTCGGTTTCGCTGCGGTTCTGGAGGTTTTGGTGCTGGTCTTTCTCTGGAGGGCGGTCTATGCAGGTGACGCCGGGCAGACCCTCCCAGTAGCGCTGGGAGAGATGCTGACCTACGTCTGCGTGGCCCGGATAGTCCACCAGTTTACCTATCCTACCGGCCAGCTCCCCCAGGCTATCCGCAGCGGGGATATCTCCGTCCTCTTCCTGCGGCCTGCGGACGTACAACTCTACTACCTCTCTTATCACCTGGGAGCCATTCTGGCCGAAGTGGCCCGAATCGCCTTACCGATGTACGTAGCGGTGAGCTTAATCGTGGGTCCCGTACTGCCCCACTCTGCGCTGGCCCTGGCCCAGTTCGTTCTCAGCCTGGCAGCGAGTGTTGTGGTGGGGTTTCTAATCAACTTCATGACGGAAACCCTGTCGTTCTGGACTCTTAATGCTTGGGGGATACGAGCGGCCCGTGAGGCTACGATCGAGTTGCTTTCCGGTTCCACCGTTCCGTTGTTCGTCTTCCCCACCTGGCTGGCGAACGTAGTGGGCCACTTGCCCTTCGCCTCGACCGTCTATGTACCGACCGCCATTTTTGCGGGCATCATCTCAGGGACCGCTGCCTGGCAGGCCATTTTGGGCCAGTTGGCCTGGGCCGTGGTGCTGACCTTCCTCGCCCGCGGTCTCTGGCGAGCGGCTACTAACCGGGTTATCGTCCAGGGAGGCTGA
- a CDS encoding ABC-2 family transporter protein: MLTVSASLARYARLYAAFLRLHFKRLAEYRGDFVIGAVALIISQTAGLLFIWVIFTRIKSLAGWNVFEVTLLYGLATGAGSLARLLFSNLWSLGTTFVRRGDLLRLLIRPVNPLFHLIAEHFEEEAIGGLALALALVGHALTGLGMATELWRWAVAILTMVFGAFIIGGINLAVASLSFWMVDSAPLMWAVSNFSRFARYPLGAYHRAVRFIVTWILPYGAVTFYPAHLISGRGDAWSWLATPGAAAAVCLVAYRLWLAGLRRFEGVGS; encoded by the coding sequence ATGCTGACAGTGTCAGCCAGCCTGGCCCGCTACGCCCGGCTTTACGCTGCTTTCCTGCGCCTTCATTTCAAGCGGCTCGCAGAGTACCGCGGTGACTTCGTTATAGGGGCTGTAGCCCTCATCATATCGCAGACCGCGGGACTCCTATTCATCTGGGTGATCTTTACGCGGATTAAGAGCCTGGCCGGTTGGAACGTATTCGAAGTAACCCTGCTTTACGGGTTGGCTACCGGAGCTGGTTCCTTGGCCCGGTTGCTCTTCTCCAACTTGTGGTCTCTTGGGACCACCTTCGTGCGCAGGGGAGATCTCCTCCGTCTCCTCATCCGGCCTGTTAACCCCCTCTTTCACCTCATCGCCGAACACTTCGAGGAGGAGGCCATCGGGGGGTTGGCCCTTGCCCTGGCCCTGGTCGGCCACGCTCTGACCGGCTTGGGGATGGCCACCGAACTGTGGCGCTGGGCTGTTGCCATTTTGACCATGGTTTTTGGGGCATTCATCATCGGCGGTATAAACCTGGCCGTAGCTTCACTGTCGTTCTGGATGGTGGATTCGGCACCCCTGATGTGGGCGGTGAGCAACTTCAGCCGCTTCGCTCGCTATCCGCTGGGTGCCTACCATCGGGCCGTACGGTTCATCGTCACCTGGATCCTGCCCTACGGCGCGGTTACCTTCTACCCGGCCCACCTGATAAGCGGCCGTGGCGATGCCTGGAGTTGGCTGGCCACGCCGGGCGCCGCCGCCGCGGTTTGCTTGGTAGCTTACCGGCTCTGGCTCGCCGGTTTGAGGCGCTTTGAGGGAGTTGGTTCCTGA